GCGTTGCCGCCGAAGACCAGAGGCACGCCGACATAGGCAACCGCGAGCGCCACGATCAGAAACAGACGGTTCATCAGGGAGTTGCTCATCGCGCCAGTGCCCTCCCGCCGCCGAACAGGCCAGAGGGCGAGACGAACAGCACGACCAGGAAAAGGATCATTCCCGCCAACTCCTGCAGCGAGGCCGACAGATAGGTGACCGTCAGCGATTCGATGACGCCGATCATGACGGCGCCGATCAGCACGCCGGGGATCGAGCCCATCCCGGCCAGCACGGTGATGATGAAGGCCTTGACCGTCAGCACATGGCCCAATGCCGGGAAGACGGTCTTGCCGGTGTAGATGGCGAAGCCGGCGAAGGTGGCGAGCAGAGCCGCGATCATGAAGGACAGGATCTCGATCCTGCGCGGGTTGACGCCCATCAGCGTCGCCGCCGCCCGGTTCGACGACAGCGCCCGCACCGCCCGCCCCTGCCAGGAATGGTTCAGCCACCACCAGACCCCGGCCATCAGCACCAGCCCGCCGATGAAGGCCGCGACCTCCGCATTCATCGCGAACAGCGTGTCGGCGATCACCATCGAATCCTGGAACCACGGATCGGAGGTCGACCGGATATCGGCCGCCCAGATCGACAGGATGGTGTTGGTCAGGATGATCCCCAGCCCGAAGGTGAGGATCAGCGAGTTGATCTCGCGGTCCTGCTCGATGCGGCTGAGCAGGGCATAGACGAGGGCCGATGCCGCCGCGACGATCACCAGCGCCACCGGGATCGCCAGCACCGGAGAGACGCCATAGTTGGATTCGGCGGCGTAGGCGACATAGGCGGCCAGCAGCACCAGTTCGCCATGGGCGAGGTTGATGACCCGCATGGTCCCGAACACCAGCGCCAACCCGACCGCCACGGTCGCGTAATAACCGCCGGCGAGCAGGCCGGAGAACAGTGCCTGGAGCGTCAGTTCGAACATGGGTTGCGCCCTGTTGGAGGTGGCGGGGGCGACAGATCCCTCTCCCGTCCCGGGAGAGGGAGTATCAANCGGGAGAGGGGCTATTTGCTCACCAAGGCACCGCCGGGAAGTTCATCTTTCCGTTGGCGGCGTCCGGCGGCCAGACCAGCACCACCTTGCCGCCCTGGTGCTGGCCCATGCGGTGGGTGAAGTTCAGGTTGTCGCCGTTCCTGTCGAAGGTGACGCGGCCGATCAGGGTGTTGGCGTCGGTCTTGCGCAACTCGTCCGGCAGGCCGCCCTTGCCAAGCGTCCCCGCCTCGTCGGCGCGGACCACGGCGTCGATCAGCAGGCGGGTCTGGACATAGCCGAACTGGCCCAGATAGTCGGGGTCCTTGTTGAACAGTTTCTTGTAGGTCGCGGCGAATTCCACCGCCTCCGGCTGGGTGAATTCCACCGGGTAGGGCAGCATGGAGGTGCCGTAGACATTCTCCATCAGGTCGGGGAATTCCTTGGCCATCTGCGCGGTGGCGAGCGACCAGACGCCGACCACCGCCTTGACCTGCGGCTTCAGCACCTTGGAGGCCCGCAGGATGCCGACATAGTCGTTCTCGTAGCCGACCATGGCGATGGCGTCGGGGCGGTCCTGCAGCTTCACCTTGTTCATCAGCGGCTTGAAGTCGCTGGTAGCGCCGTCGAACTCGTGCATGCCGACGGTCACGCCCTTGGCTGTCAGCGCCGTGTTGACCTGTTTGGCGAGGCTGCTGGTGGCGTCCTTGTTCAGATAGACCACCGAGACCTTCTTGGCGCCCAGGTCCTGCAGCAGGCCGATCATCGCCAGCGCATAGCCGTCGGTGTTGTTGATGCGGAAGAAGGTGGGATAGCCGCGCTGGGTCAGTTCCGGCGACACGCCGCCCGAAGTGATGTAGACCAGCCCGGCCTTCTGTGCCGCCTCAGAGGCCGGACCGATGATGTTGGAGCCGTAGCCGCCGGTGATCGCCACCACCCCGTCGCCGACGAGCTTCTCCACCGCGGCCACCGCCTTGGCGGGGGAGGTCTCGTCGTCGATGGTCTGGACCTTGAAGCTGTGCTTGCCGGCATAGCTCCTGTTCGCCATCTCGACGGCGACGGCGATGCCTTCATGCATGCCCTGGCCGACGCGGGCGAGGCTTCCGGTCAACGGCAGTTCGGAGCCCAGCAGGAATTCCCTGGCCTGTGCCGCCCCGGCACCGAGCGCCACGGAGAGGGCCAGGGCCGAGACTGTGACGAGATGGGCAAGTGTCCGCTTCATGGTCTTTTATCCTCCCACAGGATTTTGTTCGTTGACGTCAGGCGGCCATCACCTCGGCAGCCAAGGCCCTGAGGCCGCTTTTCAGCAGCTTGCCGGTCGGGCTGGCCGGCAGGGCGTCCATGGCGACAATGCGCGAGGGGCGCTTGTAGGGGGCGAGCCGGTCGGCGGCCCAGGCCTTCAACTCGTCCTCGCTGGCACTGCGGCCGGGAACGAACTGGACGAAGGCCACCACCTCCTCGTTGCCGGCGACGGCATGGCCGACGACGGCGGCCAGCGTCACCGCCGGATGGCTGGTCAGAACGCCTTCCACCTCCTCTGGATAGACGTTGAAACCGGAGCGGATGACGATCTCGCGGATGCGCCCGACCACCGTGACGCAGCCGTCCGGCTCCAGCCGGGCGACGTCGCCGGTCTTCAGCCATCCGTCGTCGGTGATGACCTCAGCGGTCAGCGCCGGTTCGCGGTAGTAGCCGAGCATCACGTTGGGGGCGCGGACCCACAGCTCCCCCGGCTCGCCCTCGGCGACGTCCCGGCCGGTGGCATGGTCGACGAAGCGCATCTCCACCAGCGGCAGGGCCGGGCCGATGGAGGTGTCGCCGCGCGGCGCGTCCAGCCGGGTCTGCGTCACCGTCGGCGAGCATTCGGTCAGGCCGTAGCCGTTGTGCAGCGGCAGGCCGAACACCCGCTCGACCGCCAGCTTGAGGTCGAGGTCCAGCACCGAGCCGCCCGACGACAGGTAGCGCAGGGCCGGGGCATCCGGTGTCCGGCCGGTGACGGTGGCATGCTCCACCAGCTTGGCGTACATGGCTGGAACACCCTGGAACACGGTCACGCCATCCTGTTCCAAGGCCTGCCAGACGGCAGCGGGGGCGAAGCGGGGCACCGTGTGCAGGCAGCCGCCGGCATGGAGCGTACCGAGGCAGGTGGAAGCGAGCCCGAAGACGTGGCTGACCGGCAGCACGCCATAGGTGCGGTCGCCGGCCCCCAGCCCGCGCATCCAGCCCGAAACCGACGCGACGAACAGCAGGCCGCGGTGCGACAGCATCACGCCCTTCGGCTTGCCGGTGGTGCCGGAGGTGTAGATCAGCGCGCCGACCTGCCGCTGATTGCCGGCATGGACCGGCTCCGGATCGGCATCCAGCAGAGGACCGACCGCCATCGGCGGCAATTCCGCATCGCCCAGCGGCCCGGCACCGTGGCGGGCGGCATGGGCGGCGGCATCGGGGGATACCGTATCGGTATAGAAGACCCGGCGCGGCCGGCAATGGTCGCGGATGCTGTCGATCTCACGGTCGGACAGTCGGGCGTTGACGATGACCGGCCAGGCGTCGCGCTCGCTCGCCGCCAGGATCAGGGTGACGGCGGCGAGGCCGTTCTCGCAGACGATCATCACCCGGTCGCCGCCGACCACCCCCAGCCGCTTCAACTGCGCGGCGGCGCTGTCGACCGCCTGGGCGAGGCGGCGGTAACTCCATTCCTGGGTTCCGTCGAACAGGGCGGGGGCGTCCGGCGTCCGTTCCGCCCAGGCGAGTGCCGCGTGGCTGAAGCGCGGCGGCAGCGCCGCCACCATCGCCGCGAAATCGGGAACCGGCCGCCCCACAGTCATGCCGCCTCCCGGATCATGTTGCGGGCGATGACGAGCTGCTGGATCTGGGTGGTTCCCTCATAGATGCGGAACAGGCGGACGTCGCGGTAGAAGCGCTCGATCCCGTAATCGGCGATGTAACCGGCGCCGCCATGGATCTGCACCGCCCGGTCGGCGACGCGGCCGACCATCTCGGTCGAGAACATCTTGCAGCAGGCGGCATCGGTGTTGACGTTCTGCCCGGCATCGCGGCGGCGCGCGGTCTCCAGCACCATGCAGCGGGCGGCATAGGCCTCCGCCCGGCTGTCGGCCAGCATCGCCTGGATCAGCTGGAATTCGGCGAGCGGCTGGCCGAACTGCTTGCGCTCCATCGCGTAGGACAGGCTGTCTCGGATCAGCCGCTCCGCCAGACCGACGCAGACGGCGCCGATGTGCAGCCGGCCGCGGTCCAGCACCTTCATCGCCGTCTTGAAGCCCTGCCCTTCCCGCCCGCCCAGGATGGCGCTGGCCGGAACCCGGCAATCCTCGAAGATGACGTCGCAGGTGTGGGCGCCCTTCTGGCCCATCTTCCGGTCGATGGGGCCGAGCGACAGGCCGGGCGTCCCGGCCTCCACCAGGAAGGCCGACACGCCGCGGGCGTCGCGGCTGTCCAGATCGGTGCGGGCGAAGACGGTGAAGAGGCCGGCCTGCGGCGCGTTGGTGATGTAGCGCTTGGTGCCGTTCAGGATGAAATGGTCGCCGTCGCGCCGCGCCGTGGTGCGGAGCGAGCCGGCATCCGATCCCGATTCCGGCTCGGTCAGGGCGAAGGCGCCGACGATCTCGCCGGCGGCCAGACGCGGCAGGTAGGTGCGCTTCTGCCCCTCCGTCCCGTCGATGACGATGCCCTGGGAGCCGATGCCGTTGTTGGTGCCGATCAGCGAGCGGAAGGCCGGCGAGGTCTGGCCCAGCTGGAAGGCGACCTGAACCTCGTCGGTCATCGACAGGCCGAGCCCGCCATATTCCTCCGGGATCGACAGGCCGAACAGGCCCATCTCGCGCATCGCGGCGATCACCTCGGCAGGGATGGCGTCGTCCTCCGCCACCTTGTGCTCCAGCGGGACCAGCTTTTCGCGGACGAAGCGCCCCAGCGTGTCCAGCAGTTGATCCAAAACGTCCTTGTCCAAGGCCATGCGTGCTCTCCGTCCGGGGAGAATGATTTCGGGGGAAATAAAAAATCGAGGGGCGCCACCTCGTCTGTTCGTTGGCCACGCTGACAGATGCGGCAGGGGCTGTCAACAAAATGAAATTGTATTTCGAGATACGAAATAATAGCGGCGGTTCGGGGGGCTGCTGCGCGTCGTTGCGGGCTTGCCAGCCGGAATGAAGCGGTTAACTTCTGTGGCAAATCGCGGGCCCGGCAACGGCCTGCCGTGAATTCACTGGAGGGTTTGGGATGATCGACCTTTATTTCTGGCCGACGCCGAACGGCCACAAGATCACGATCTTTCTGGAAGAGGCGGGGCTGGATTACCGGTTCGAACCGGTGAACATCTCCAAGGGCGACCAGTTCAAGCCGGAATTCCTGGCCTTC
Above is a genomic segment from Azospirillum humicireducens containing:
- a CDS encoding ABC transporter substrate-binding protein — encoded protein: MKRTLAHLVTVSALALSVALGAGAAQAREFLLGSELPLTGSLARVGQGMHEGIAVAVEMANRSYAGKHSFKVQTIDDETSPAKAVAAVEKLVGDGVVAITGGYGSNIIGPASEAAQKAGLVYITSGGVSPELTQRGYPTFFRINNTDGYALAMIGLLQDLGAKKVSVVYLNKDATSSLAKQVNTALTAKGVTVGMHEFDGATSDFKPLMNKVKLQDRPDAIAMVGYENDYVGILRASKVLKPQVKAVVGVWSLATAQMAKEFPDLMENVYGTSMLPYPVEFTQPEAVEFAATYKKLFNKDPDYLGQFGYVQTRLLIDAVVRADEAGTLGKGGLPDELRKTDANTLIGRVTFDRNGDNLNFTHRMGQHQGGKVVLVWPPDAANGKMNFPAVPW
- a CDS encoding class I adenylate-forming enzyme family protein, producing the protein MTVGRPVPDFAAMVAALPPRFSHAALAWAERTPDAPALFDGTQEWSYRRLAQAVDSAAAQLKRLGVVGGDRVMIVCENGLAAVTLILAASERDAWPVIVNARLSDREIDSIRDHCRPRRVFYTDTVSPDAAAHAARHGAGPLGDAELPPMAVGPLLDADPEPVHAGNQRQVGALIYTSGTTGKPKGVMLSHRGLLFVASVSGWMRGLGAGDRTYGVLPVSHVFGLASTCLGTLHAGGCLHTVPRFAPAAVWQALEQDGVTVFQGVPAMYAKLVEHATVTGRTPDAPALRYLSSGGSVLDLDLKLAVERVFGLPLHNGYGLTECSPTVTQTRLDAPRGDTSIGPALPLVEMRFVDHATGRDVAEGEPGELWVRAPNVMLGYYREPALTAEVITDDGWLKTGDVARLEPDGCVTVVGRIREIVIRSGFNVYPEEVEGVLTSHPAVTLAAVVGHAVAGNEEVVAFVQFVPGRSASEDELKAWAADRLAPYKRPSRIVAMDALPASPTGKLLKSGLRALAAEVMAA
- a CDS encoding acyl-CoA dehydrogenase family protein; protein product: MALDKDVLDQLLDTLGRFVREKLVPLEHKVAEDDAIPAEVIAAMREMGLFGLSIPEEYGGLGLSMTDEVQVAFQLGQTSPAFRSLIGTNNGIGSQGIVIDGTEGQKRTYLPRLAAGEIVGAFALTEPESGSDAGSLRTTARRDGDHFILNGTKRYITNAPQAGLFTVFARTDLDSRDARGVSAFLVEAGTPGLSLGPIDRKMGQKGAHTCDVIFEDCRVPASAILGGREGQGFKTAMKVLDRGRLHIGAVCVGLAERLIRDSLSYAMERKQFGQPLAEFQLIQAMLADSRAEAYAARCMVLETARRRDAGQNVNTDAACCKMFSTEMVGRVADRAVQIHGGAGYIADYGIERFYRDVRLFRIYEGTTQIQQLVIARNMIREAA
- a CDS encoding branched-chain amino acid ABC transporter permease; the encoded protein is MFELTLQALFSGLLAGGYYATVAVGLALVFGTMRVINLAHGELVLLAAYVAYAAESNYGVSPVLAIPVALVIVAAASALVYALLSRIEQDREINSLILTFGLGIILTNTILSIWAADIRSTSDPWFQDSMVIADTLFAMNAEVAAFIGGLVLMAGVWWWLNHSWQGRAVRALSSNRAAATLMGVNPRRIEILSFMIAALLATFAGFAIYTGKTVFPALGHVLTVKAFIITVLAGMGSIPGVLIGAVMIGVIESLTVTYLSASLQELAGMILFLVVLFVSPSGLFGGGRALAR